A single window of [Clostridium] hylemonae DSM 15053 DNA harbors:
- a CDS encoding class II aldolase/adducin family protein, with translation MEQSLETCFEEAVRAAGLLFDRNKVTGSTGNISFRYGGNMYISGNGTCFGWLGRSDFAVIDSSGRQLSDIKPSKEYPLHKIIYDAKPEIHAVIHTHSFYSTLVSCMADEQSRDVFSDITPYLRMKVGTIGMIPRAVPGSAELFDALAQRVHDSGGYLLADHGPLIGGTDIRSAFYGIEEIEETSKIHYYLQAIERRE, from the coding sequence ATGGAACAAAGTTTAGAGACATGTTTTGAAGAGGCAGTGCGCGCGGCAGGGCTTTTGTTTGACAGAAATAAAGTGACTGGTTCGACGGGAAATATAAGCTTCAGATACGGGGGAAATATGTATATATCCGGAAACGGAACATGCTTTGGGTGGCTTGGACGATCGGACTTTGCAGTGATCGACAGCAGCGGAAGACAGCTGTCGGATATAAAACCGAGTAAGGAATATCCGCTGCACAAGATCATATATGATGCAAAGCCGGAAATACATGCAGTCATACATACTCACAGCTTTTATTCAACGCTTGTCTCCTGCATGGCAGATGAACAGAGCCGGGATGTTTTTTCAGACATCACACCTTATCTCAGGATGAAGGTGGGGACGATAGGAATGATACCAAGGGCAGTACCCGGGTCGGCAGAGTTATTTGACGCACTGGCGCAGCGGGTGCATGACAGCGGCGGATATCTGCTGGCTGACCATGGCCCCCTTATCGGAGGAACGGATATCCGGAGTGCATTTTATGGAATAGAGGAAATAGAAGAGACTTCAAAGATACATTATTATTTACAGGCGATTGAAAGGAGAGAATAA
- the otnK gene encoding 3-oxo-tetronate kinase, whose amino-acid sequence METNKLLLGCIADDFTGAGDIASFLTRGGLRTILISGIPAAGDIPKDADAVVISLKSRTAPVREAVRDTLESIRSLETLGCERFYIKYCSTFDSTPHGNIGPVLDAVLEYLNETCTVLCPSLPVNGRTVKDGILYVDKIPLSKSSMKDHPLTPMWDSRIAVLMSGQSRYPCLELGRKYYSCTSEEAYDYIKSAAKGHSHYYIIPDYENEEDAAHIIRLFSDMRVMSGGSGLAAVLAGGLSAQRKDVHVRQMDIRAEGASLIVAGSISKATTGQIHFYKEQGLPYYKISPEQLWKRTETASSIWNEIKQRLTGEHDSVLVYCSDSREDVKKGQELGGQKFAGLLEDTLAKLAAKAAEEGIYKIIAAGGETSGAVTKKLGYKAFYTAQSVAPGVPVLIPADSTDRRLILKSGNFGQEDFFIRALEVTRA is encoded by the coding sequence ATGGAAACAAATAAATTGCTTTTAGGCTGCATAGCAGATGATTTTACCGGCGCTGGCGACATCGCTTCCTTTCTGACCAGGGGAGGACTGCGTACGATACTGATCAGCGGCATACCCGCAGCCGGCGATATACCTAAGGATGCAGATGCAGTCGTCATTTCTCTAAAAAGCAGGACGGCCCCGGTCCGTGAAGCGGTCCGCGATACACTGGAAAGTATCAGATCTCTGGAGACATTAGGATGTGAGAGGTTTTATATAAAATATTGTTCTACCTTTGATTCCACGCCTCACGGTAATATCGGTCCGGTGCTGGATGCAGTGCTGGAATACTTGAATGAAACCTGTACCGTACTCTGTCCGTCGCTCCCTGTAAACGGGAGAACGGTGAAAGACGGCATCTTATATGTAGATAAGATACCATTGTCCAAAAGCAGTATGAAGGATCACCCGCTGACACCGATGTGGGATTCCAGGATCGCGGTACTGATGAGCGGACAGAGCAGGTATCCATGTCTGGAGCTGGGCAGAAAGTATTACAGCTGTACGAGTGAAGAAGCATACGACTATATAAAGAGCGCGGCAAAAGGACATTCCCACTATTATATAATTCCCGATTATGAAAATGAGGAGGATGCCGCACATATCATACGGCTGTTTTCAGATATGAGAGTAATGTCAGGCGGTTCGGGACTTGCGGCTGTTCTTGCCGGCGGCTTAAGTGCGCAGAGAAAAGATGTACACGTCCGTCAGATGGATATCAGGGCAGAAGGGGCGTCACTGATCGTTGCCGGAAGTATTTCAAAAGCTACGACAGGGCAGATCCACTTCTATAAAGAACAAGGCCTTCCGTATTACAAGATCTCCCCGGAACAATTATGGAAAAGGACAGAGACAGCATCATCGATATGGAATGAAATAAAACAGAGACTGACCGGTGAACATGACTCTGTGCTCGTCTACTGTTCGGACAGCCGGGAAGATGTAAAAAAGGGGCAGGAACTGGGAGGACAAAAATTTGCAGGCCTGCTGGAGGATACGCTTGCTAAGCTGGCTGCAAAAGCGGCGGAGGAAGGGATATACAAAATCATAGCGGCCGGCGGGGAGACATCCGGCGCAGTGACAAAAAAGCTCGGATATAAGGCCTTTTACACAGCACAAAGTGTGGCTCCCGGCGTCCCGGTACTTATACCGGCAGACAGCACGGACAGAAGGCTTATCTTAAAGTCCGGGAATTTCGGACAGGAGGACTTTTTCATCCGCGCGCTGGAGGTGACCCGCGCATGA
- a CDS encoding dihydroxyacetone kinase subunit L, whose product MQKESLNKAVDFISRKMDEKCLYLVELDQQNGDGDLGISMKEGFAAARHFLSNTDEKDLGRLMMGMSGTFNEAAPSSLGTILSIGMMGMAKALKGKEEVSVKETADAFRSGLEKIMEKAGSMPGEKTILDALYPASEALKEHASEEPAKAYESAAEAAKKGAESTRMMLSRHGRAAYYGEKSLGILDGGAAAGQLIFEAIKESVCSNSY is encoded by the coding sequence ATGCAGAAGGAAAGCTTAAACAAGGCTGTGGACTTTATCAGCCGGAAGATGGATGAAAAGTGTCTTTATCTCGTTGAACTTGACCAGCAAAACGGAGACGGAGACCTGGGCATTTCCATGAAGGAAGGTTTCGCAGCGGCGCGGCACTTTTTATCAAATACAGATGAAAAGGATCTTGGCCGCCTTATGATGGGTATGTCAGGTACGTTCAATGAGGCCGCTCCATCCAGTCTCGGCACTATATTGTCTATCGGCATGATGGGTATGGCGAAAGCGCTGAAAGGAAAAGAAGAGGTGTCGGTAAAAGAGACGGCAGATGCTTTCCGGTCAGGCCTTGAAAAAATAATGGAGAAGGCCGGATCCATGCCAGGTGAAAAAACAATTCTGGACGCACTGTATCCGGCGTCAGAAGCATTGAAGGAACACGCGTCAGAAGAGCCGGCAAAAGCATATGAAAGTGCGGCAGAGGCGGCAAAAAAGGGGGCTGAATCGACAAGGATGATGCTGTCCAGACACGGACGGGCAGCCTACTATGGAGAAAAAAGTCTGGGCATCCTGGATGGAGGAGCAGCAGCCGGACAGCTTATATTTGAAGCGATCAAAGAGTCCGTATGTTCTAATTCATACTAA
- a CDS encoding sugar phosphate isomerase/epimerase family protein → MKCLRRIADDPFYEAVELTYISDPGLREEAGKMLKDSKMTTAYCAQPVILQNGLNLNSPVREERKRALLRMKECIDEACGLGAGSLSFLAGTFAEDAVEEAMEYLEESAGEMCSYAKGRLQIEIELFDYDVEKRSLIGPSERAVRLAEAVRKEHDNFWLLPDLSHIPQQHEMIEEALHNLLPYMRRTHIGNCVMEKGSPLYGDCHPPFSYSGSCIGKEELSEYLGILAHTGFLNESDRPVVSFEIKPLSDADIEDVLAENKKLLLQAMEMLKKE, encoded by the coding sequence ATGAAGTGTCTGAGACGGATCGCAGACGACCCTTTCTATGAAGCAGTTGAGCTTACATATATTTCAGATCCCGGGCTGAGAGAAGAAGCGGGAAAGATGCTGAAAGACAGTAAGATGACAACAGCTTACTGCGCTCAGCCTGTAATTCTGCAGAATGGCCTGAATCTGAATTCCCCGGTAAGGGAAGAACGGAAAAGAGCCCTTCTTCGGATGAAAGAATGCATCGATGAGGCATGCGGGCTTGGCGCCGGGTCGCTTTCGTTTCTGGCCGGTACTTTTGCAGAGGATGCTGTTGAGGAAGCGATGGAGTACCTGGAAGAATCTGCAGGGGAAATGTGCAGTTATGCGAAGGGAAGGCTGCAGATCGAGATTGAATTATTTGACTATGATGTGGAGAAGCGTTCCCTTATAGGGCCGTCCGAACGTGCGGTAAGACTTGCCGAAGCGGTAAGAAAAGAGCACGATAATTTCTGGCTTCTCCCGGACTTAAGTCATATTCCGCAGCAGCACGAGATGATAGAAGAGGCGCTCCATAATCTGCTTCCCTATATGAGAAGGACTCATATCGGCAACTGTGTGATGGAAAAAGGTTCTCCGCTGTACGGAGACTGTCATCCACCCTTTTCATATTCCGGCAGTTGTATCGGTAAGGAAGAGCTGTCCGAATATTTGGGGATACTGGCCCATACCGGATTTCTGAACGAATCAGACCGGCCGGTCGTTTCATTTGAGATCAAGCCGTTGTCTGATGCGGATATTGAGGATGTCCTGGCAGAAAATAAAAAGCTCCTCCTGCAGGCAATGGAAATGTTGAAAAAGGAATAA
- a CDS encoding cyclase family protein — protein MSYKFLSYKITKTSAVCPGAVRPVFEQTRHVTEGWAQNEWSITVPNHLGTHMDAPNHHYDGGIKIADLPMDRYVYEKPYIIDIPKGFNELITAEELKPYAEQIKQCDLLMLRTGHSRYHDTDEEIYGAKGPGVGSDAAEYLNKNFPNMRGIIMDFISLATYTDPDDGNKAHKWLLGEWSGHYSTIIEDATLEGLDNDTLVRVFSLPIRYGEVDSCQVSVLAEIRD, from the coding sequence ATGAGTTATAAATTTTTATCTTATAAAATAACAAAAACGTCAGCAGTATGTCCCGGGGCTGTCCGGCCCGTATTTGAACAGACGCGGCATGTCACGGAAGGATGGGCGCAGAACGAGTGGAGTATAACCGTGCCAAACCATCTCGGAACACATATGGATGCGCCAAATCATCATTACGATGGGGGGATCAAGATCGCAGATCTGCCCATGGACCGGTATGTATATGAGAAACCTTATATCATAGATATACCGAAAGGATTCAATGAGCTTATAACAGCGGAAGAATTAAAACCATATGCAGAGCAGATAAAGCAGTGTGATCTGCTCATGCTGCGGACCGGCCACTCAAGATATCACGATACAGATGAAGAGATATACGGGGCAAAGGGACCGGGAGTAGGTTCTGACGCGGCAGAATACCTGAATAAAAACTTCCCGAATATGAGAGGGATCATAATGGATTTTATTTCTTTAGCAACTTATACAGATCCTGACGATGGAAACAAGGCGCATAAATGGCTTCTCGGAGAGTGGAGCGGCCACTACAGTACGATCATAGAAGACGCTACATTGGAAGGACTTGACAATGATACACTTGTCAGAGTATTTTCGCTTCCCATCCGTTATGGGGAAGTGGACAGCTGCCAGGTAAGCGTGCTTGCGGAGATCAGAGACTGA
- a CDS encoding RraA family protein, whose product MGKLSHADLLELRRWNTPTIYNGWESVAERDRLSCCMSREEVQDYAPQMGAMTGYAVTVEYVCSDAKTKEENPDCYLKFYEYLAGIPGPKVIVAKDLDAPDMTGSIFGEVTGNAYKALGCVGCIDDGFVRDVDEAAYGGFKMMARRLGVSHTYSCPLRFGNEIEVFGAKVKPGMLIHADKYGFIAIPEEETEHLLEGVRFMDSNECQTTIPSARDTFGLTQEEVLAQLKEAQIKFSSNAAVFRDRILNE is encoded by the coding sequence ATGGGAAAATTGTCGCACGCAGATTTACTGGAACTCAGGAGATGGAATACACCTACTATATACAACGGATGGGAATCAGTGGCAGAAAGAGACCGTCTTTCCTGCTGCATGAGCAGAGAAGAAGTGCAGGACTATGCGCCCCAGATGGGAGCGATGACAGGATACGCGGTGACAGTGGAATATGTATGTTCGGATGCGAAGACAAAGGAAGAGAATCCGGACTGCTATCTGAAGTTTTACGAGTATCTGGCCGGCATACCGGGACCGAAAGTAATTGTGGCAAAAGACCTGGACGCGCCGGACATGACAGGTTCTATCTTTGGCGAGGTCACAGGGAACGCTTATAAAGCGTTGGGGTGTGTCGGCTGTATAGATGACGGATTTGTCCGTGATGTGGATGAGGCCGCATACGGCGGGTTTAAGATGATGGCCAGGCGGCTGGGAGTATCCCACACGTATTCCTGCCCCTTAAGGTTTGGGAACGAAATAGAAGTATTTGGGGCAAAGGTAAAGCCCGGCATGCTGATCCATGCGGATAAATATGGATTTATAGCTATACCGGAGGAGGAGACGGAGCACTTGCTCGAGGGAGTCCGTTTTATGGACAGCAACGAATGTCAGACGACGATCCCGTCGGCCAGGGATACGTTCGGCCTTACGCAGGAGGAAGTGCTGGCGCAGCTTAAGGAAGCGCAGATAAAGTTCAGCAGTAATGCGGCTGTATTTAGAGATCGCATACTAAATGAATAA
- a CDS encoding 2-hydroxyacid dehydrogenase family protein — protein sequence MAKLLVTGWIPEDIIGKYREQFEEIVLPDEKKTNYTVGEVSGMIGRFDVLFTISAFPFRDDLIEKAVNLKAVCNLGVGYDNIDVQACTERNICVINTPVSVCEPTAEFTIALMMSITRGTLMYDREVRETKRTASVCFFDRDIMLYGKTLGILGFGRIGQAAARKAKGLGMNIIYYDPYRKEDAEKEMDAVYCTFDEVLEKADVVSCHMPYTEENHHVIGAEAFRKMKKTAYFINVARGPIMDEPALVYAVKNKVIRGAATDVYENEPHISEEITKLNNIVLSPHIGSNVYEARRNMAWEALDGSLSVLAHARPHNLVNTSLMGQI from the coding sequence ATGGCAAAATTATTAGTGACCGGATGGATACCGGAAGATATCATCGGAAAATACAGGGAGCAGTTTGAGGAGATCGTGCTGCCGGACGAGAAAAAGACAAATTATACGGTCGGGGAAGTCAGCGGCATGATCGGACGGTTTGACGTCCTCTTTACGATATCAGCGTTTCCGTTCAGAGACGATCTGATAGAAAAGGCTGTGAATCTGAAAGCAGTGTGTAATCTCGGGGTAGGATATGACAATATTGATGTACAGGCCTGTACTGAAAGAAATATATGCGTCATCAATACACCGGTATCTGTGTGTGAACCGACAGCGGAATTTACCATCGCGTTGATGATGTCGATCACCCGGGGAACGCTTATGTATGACCGGGAGGTAAGGGAGACGAAAAGAACGGCATCGGTATGCTTTTTTGACCGGGATATCATGCTGTACGGGAAGACACTTGGCATTCTGGGATTCGGCAGGATCGGTCAGGCGGCCGCAAGGAAGGCAAAGGGACTTGGCATGAACATCATCTACTATGACCCATACCGGAAAGAGGATGCAGAAAAAGAGATGGACGCGGTCTACTGCACCTTTGACGAGGTGTTGGAAAAGGCAGATGTAGTAAGCTGCCATATGCCGTATACAGAAGAAAATCATCACGTTATCGGCGCAGAAGCATTCCGGAAGATGAAGAAGACCGCTTATTTTATAAATGTTGCCAGAGGTCCGATCATGGATGAGCCGGCGCTTGTATATGCAGTAAAAAATAAAGTGATCCGGGGCGCCGCGACGGATGTATACGAAAATGAGCCGCATATAAGTGAAGAGATCACAAAGCTTAACAATATCGTACTGTCCCCGCATATTGGAAGTAATGTATATGAGGCGAGGAGGAACATGGCGTGGGAGGCGCTGGACGGTTCTCTGTCTGTACTTGCACATGCCAGACCTCACAATCTTGTCAATACTTCTCTCATGGGTCAGATATGA
- a CDS encoding dihydroxyacetone kinase subunit DhaK — MKKIMNSPETFEDDTLQGIIAAYGDKLGLLEENKRVLYSKYPADAHKVGIVTGGGSGHLPVFLGYVGQGLLDACAVGNVFASPSARTMADAITKADRGSGVLCLYGNYGGDRLNFDMACEMADMDGIKTETVIVSDDVASSPAEKADKRRGVAGMVYAFKIAGAAADQGMSLHETAEVTKRALSSVRTIGVALSPCIVPRVGTPGFSIADDEMEVGMGIHGEKGISVEKMMTADETAGKMFSALTEDMPLKRGDEISIMINGLGGTPLEEQFIVYRAVCRLAEQKGVVVIMPHIGEFATSMEMAGLSVTMIKLDKELKELLLRPAKSPFYTNCNK; from the coding sequence ATGAAAAAGATAATGAACAGCCCGGAGACTTTTGAGGATGATACTCTGCAGGGCATTATCGCGGCTTACGGGGATAAATTGGGATTATTGGAGGAGAACAAAAGAGTGCTGTATTCCAAATATCCAGCGGACGCACATAAGGTCGGGATCGTGACCGGCGGCGGAAGCGGACATCTTCCGGTGTTCCTTGGCTATGTCGGGCAGGGGCTTCTGGATGCATGCGCAGTGGGCAATGTATTTGCAAGCCCTTCCGCCCGGACGATGGCGGACGCGATCACAAAGGCAGACCGGGGAAGCGGCGTACTGTGCCTCTATGGGAATTACGGCGGAGACAGGCTTAACTTTGACATGGCCTGTGAAATGGCCGATATGGATGGTATCAAGACAGAGACGGTCATCGTAAGTGATGATGTGGCGAGCAGTCCGGCAGAAAAGGCGGATAAACGAAGAGGCGTAGCAGGTATGGTATACGCGTTTAAAATTGCCGGGGCCGCTGCGGATCAGGGAATGTCTCTGCACGAAACAGCGGAAGTGACAAAAAGAGCGCTGTCTTCTGTTAGAACGATAGGCGTCGCGCTTTCTCCGTGCATAGTTCCGAGAGTTGGAACCCCCGGATTTTCCATTGCAGATGATGAGATGGAAGTTGGAATGGGCATCCACGGGGAGAAGGGAATCTCTGTAGAGAAGATGATGACCGCGGATGAGACCGCCGGGAAAATGTTTAGTGCGCTCACTGAGGATATGCCTCTTAAAAGAGGAGATGAGATATCCATTATGATAAACGGACTCGGAGGTACGCCGCTGGAAGAGCAGTTCATCGTTTACCGCGCAGTCTGCAGACTGGCAGAACAAAAGGGAGTGGTGGTCATCATGCCTCATATCGGCGAATTTGCCACTTCCATGGAGATGGCAGGGCTGTCCGTCACAATGATAAAACTGGACAAAGAATTGAAAGAACTGCTGCTTCGGCCGGCAAAGTCACCTTTCTACACTAACTGCAACAAATAA
- a CDS encoding sugar ABC transporter ATP-binding protein, translating into MADKILEFRNIEKAFGGIKALSDVSIDIVRGEVHAIVGENGAGKSTLIKTCAGAYVPDAGKIVINGEEFERLSPSLSQEKGIGVIYQEFNLVNEMTVAENVFLGHAVRRGIIIDRQEMNKRAAEIFEQLNIDIDPEELVKNLSVGYQQITEIAKAISMNAKLLIMDEPSAPLTNAEVERMFQLVETLRDQGVTIIYISHRLEEIFRLSDRVTVLRDGQKVETRWTKETDTEQLIRLMVGRELKNTFPERKPMFTEEKILELQDVTGNGLKDVSFSVRKGEILGLAGLVGAGRTELSHLIFGLVPLKEGKMYLDGKEYSPGNAREAISKGIALVPEDRKQHGVHVHLSIRENISMANLRALSKASVLEKAKENKIVKEYGKTLNIKCASYEQQVRLLSGGNQQKVVLAKWLATEPELIILDEPTRGIDVGAKYEIYKIMCRLIEMGKTIIMISSEMEELLGMADRIIVLAEKRIAGEVERRDFTQEKIMKYASKEV; encoded by the coding sequence ATGGCTGATAAGATATTGGAATTTAGAAATATAGAGAAAGCCTTCGGTGGTATCAAAGCCTTGTCAGATGTCTCTATAGACATTGTAAGAGGAGAAGTACATGCAATCGTAGGGGAGAACGGAGCCGGAAAATCAACGCTGATCAAGACATGCGCGGGCGCATATGTACCGGATGCCGGAAAGATCGTCATCAATGGAGAGGAATTTGAAAGGCTGTCGCCCTCATTATCACAGGAAAAAGGAATCGGGGTCATTTATCAGGAATTTAATCTCGTAAATGAGATGACGGTAGCTGAGAATGTTTTTCTCGGGCACGCCGTGCGCAGGGGGATCATTATTGACAGGCAGGAAATGAACAAAAGGGCTGCGGAAATATTTGAACAGCTCAATATAGATATTGATCCGGAAGAGCTTGTAAAAAACTTAAGCGTCGGATATCAGCAGATCACAGAGATCGCAAAGGCAATTTCCATGAACGCAAAGCTGCTTATTATGGACGAGCCCTCGGCTCCTCTTACAAATGCAGAGGTAGAAAGAATGTTCCAGCTCGTTGAGACACTGAGAGACCAGGGTGTGACGATCATATATATATCACACAGACTGGAGGAGATATTCAGGCTGTCGGACAGAGTGACGGTCCTGCGGGACGGACAGAAAGTAGAGACACGGTGGACAAAAGAGACAGATACAGAGCAGCTGATCCGGCTGATGGTCGGAAGAGAGCTGAAAAATACATTTCCGGAACGAAAACCAATGTTCACGGAAGAAAAGATACTGGAACTTCAGGACGTGACAGGGAACGGGCTTAAAGATGTGTCCTTTTCTGTCAGAAAGGGTGAGATACTTGGTCTTGCCGGCCTTGTAGGAGCAGGCAGGACAGAACTGTCCCACCTCATCTTTGGGCTCGTGCCGCTCAAAGAAGGAAAGATGTATCTGGACGGGAAAGAGTACAGTCCCGGGAATGCAAGAGAAGCAATCAGCAAAGGGATCGCCCTCGTTCCCGAAGACCGGAAGCAGCACGGCGTACACGTACATCTGTCCATACGTGAAAATATATCAATGGCTAATCTGAGAGCGCTCTCGAAAGCATCTGTCCTTGAAAAAGCAAAGGAAAACAAGATCGTAAAAGAGTACGGGAAGACACTGAACATAAAATGTGCTTCGTACGAACAGCAGGTCAGACTGCTGAGCGGCGGGAATCAGCAGAAAGTCGTTCTGGCCAAGTGGCTGGCCACAGAACCGGAGCTGATCATACTGGATGAACCGACAAGAGGGATCGACGTGGGCGCAAAATATGAAATATATAAGATCATGTGCAGACTCATAGAGATGGGAAAGACGATCATCATGATCTCGTCGGAAATGGAAGAACTGCTCGGTATGGCGGACAGAATCATCGTGCTGGCAGAAAAGAGGATCGCCGGTGAAGTAGAAAGAAGAGATTTTACTCAGGAAAAAATTATGAAATATGCTTCCAAGGAAGTCTAG
- a CDS encoding ABC transporter permease, with protein MKVAKFQKYIRLYAMFIVLLILVIVFSVMTPAFLKSSNISSVLRQISMLGITAVGMMLPILLGGIDLSVGAIITFVNIICAYMMVNKGWNAVAAVAVTLIISILIGMIDGIIIAKVNIPPLIMTFAMQMILEGASYVLSDGLPIYGFPEKFAVIGQGYIAFAPIPVIIMILCFAFGAFVLNKTYFGRFFYAVGGNEEASKLSGINVFSVKTLAYTLSGLFAGIAGIVMLSRTNSGTPNAGKGFEMDVLTAIVLGGVSINGGRGRIHNVIAGVLIIGVLQNGLILMNVGTYVQYIVKGIVLAAAVGYDCLQNLKKAN; from the coding sequence ATGAAAGTAGCTAAATTTCAAAAATACATAAGGTTATATGCAATGTTCATCGTTCTTCTTATATTGGTGATCGTATTCTCGGTAATGACGCCGGCATTTCTTAAAAGCTCCAATATAAGTTCAGTTCTGCGTCAGATATCGATGCTCGGAATCACAGCGGTCGGCATGATGCTTCCGATTCTGCTTGGAGGTATCGACTTATCGGTCGGCGCCATCATCACATTCGTAAATATAATCTGTGCGTATATGATGGTGAACAAGGGATGGAACGCAGTGGCGGCGGTTGCTGTGACATTAATAATTTCTATTCTCATCGGTATGATAGACGGCATTATCATTGCAAAAGTAAATATTCCCCCATTGATCATGACATTTGCCATGCAGATGATACTGGAAGGCGCATCATATGTCCTGTCGGACGGTCTTCCAATCTACGGATTTCCGGAAAAGTTTGCAGTCATCGGACAAGGTTACATAGCATTTGCGCCGATTCCTGTCATCATTATGATCCTCTGTTTCGCGTTTGGAGCCTTTGTACTGAACAAGACATACTTCGGCAGGTTTTTCTATGCGGTCGGAGGAAATGAAGAGGCGTCAAAGCTGTCGGGCATCAATGTATTCAGCGTAAAGACACTCGCCTATACTCTGTCCGGCCTGTTTGCCGGCATCGCCGGCATCGTCATGCTCTCCAGGACAAATTCAGGGACACCAAACGCGGGCAAGGGGTTTGAGATGGATGTGCTGACTGCGATCGTGCTTGGAGGCGTCAGCATCAACGGCGGGCGAGGCAGGATCCATAATGTCATCGCGGGCGTGCTCATTATCGGTGTCCTCCAGAACGGGCTTATACTGATGAACGTCGGCACATACGTGCAGTACATCGTCAAGGGTATCGTACTTGCGGCGGCAGTAGGATACGACTGTCTGCAGAATTTAAAGAAGGCAAATTAA